The genomic region CTGGATGCCCTGGTGCGACGACGGCAAAAACCCGTTCCCCCACAGCCGCGAGTACAGCGGCTGGCCGCCTTTGTTTTTGGTGATGAGCACGCAGAACGAGGGCAGGTTTTCGTTCTCGGTGCCCAGCCCGTAACTCAGCCACGACCCGAAGGACGGCCGGCCGGCGATCTGGGAGCCGGTCTGGAAAAAGGTAATAGCGGGATCGTGGTTGATGGCGTCGGTCTGCATCGACTTCACGAAGCACAACTCGTCCGCCACCTTCGCCGTGTAGGGCAGCAGCTCGCTCACCCACGCCCCGCTGTCGCCATGTTGGCTGAAGGCGAAGCGGGAGCCGGCGAGGGGCAGTTTGTTCTGGAAGCCGGACATCCCGGTAAGCCGCTGGCCCATGCGGACGGACGCTGGCAGCTCCTCGCCCTGCATCTCGTTCAGCTTCGGCTTGTAGTCGAACAACTCCATCTGCGACGGCCCGCCGCTCTGGAACAGGTAGATGATCCGTTTGGCGCGGGGCGGAATGTGGTATCCACCCAGAACCCCGTGTGGATCGTCCGGGCCGGCGAGGGCACGCATCGGGTTGAGCAACGCCCCGAAGGCCGCGGCCCCGAGGCCCATCGCCGTGCGCGCCAGGAAGTCCCGGCGGGACGGGTACTTTTCGAAGTGATGGCAGTGACTCATTGAAATGCAAAAGGTAAAAGGGAAAAGGGAAAACCCTGTCGTTTTGCTGAACGTTGGGAGGTCCCTCGGCTACTCCCCGCGTTCGCGGGGATCCGCTCGGGATGACAATTTAATGTGCAATGTGCACCCTGTAATCGTGCCGCGTTAGCGGCGCATCACGGCCGCGTCGTAGTTCATGATCGCGGAGGCGACCATCGTGGCGGCGGCGAGGGAGGCGGGGTCGATGGAGGTCTCGCGGGAGGACTCGCCGATGGCGAGGAGTTGCCGGGCCGCATCGGGGCGGCCGGCGTATTCGTCGTACTGTTCCTGATAGATCGTTTCCAGAACAGCGCGCTCGGCATCCGACGGCATCTCACCGGTGAGTAACCGAAACGCGATAACAATCTGTGTCGCGCGATCGGCGCCGGCCTCGGTCCACATCCGCTCGCCCACCTTGCGGGCGGCTTCGACAAACTGCGGGTCGTTGAGTAAAACGAGCGCCTGCATGGGCGTGCTCGTCCGCTGGCGCTGGACGAGGCAGCTGTTGCGCTCGGGCGCGTCGAACGTCGTCATCGCCGGCGGCGGCGATGTCCGTTTCCAGAAGGTGTAGAGGCTGCGGCGGTAGAGGCTTTCGCCGGTGTCCTGGACGTATTTCGCGCCCGACTTCTCCTCCCAGATCCCCGCCGGCTGGTAGGGTTTGACGGGCGGGCCGCCCACGCGGTTCACCAGGAGTCCGCTCGCGGCGAGGGCGTTGTCGCGGAGCATCTCGGCCGGCAGGCGGAAGCCGGGGCCGCGGGCGAGCAGTGCATTGCCCGGATCCCGCTCCCGGAGTTCGGGCGAGGCTTCGGAGGCCTGCCGATAGGTAGCCGATACCACGATCTGCTTCACGAAGCGCTTCACATCCCATCCCGAATCCACAAAATCCGTCGCCAGCCAATCGAGCAGCTCGGGGTGACTGGGGAGCTGGCCCTGGTTGCCGAAGTCGTCCGGCGTGGCCACGAGGCCCATCCCAAAAAACAGCTGCCACATCCGGTTCACCGCGACGCGGGCCGTGAGCGGGTGTTCGGGGGCCGTGAGCCATTGCGCAAGGCCGAGCCGGTTGGGCGGCAGCGCGGGGTCGGCGGCCGGCAGAAACGCCGGCGTCGCCGGTTGGACTTCCTCTCCCTTCTGATCGTATTGCCCCCGGACCAGCACGTACGCCGGCCGGCGCTCGGCCATGTCCCGCATCACCATGATCTCTTCGACCGCCGAGACGCGTTCATTTTCCTCTTCGCGAAGCTGGCGGAGGGCGCGTTGCGCCTGCGTGTATCCGGGCGAATGGTGGGCAAGGAAGTGGGCGCGCAGCGAGGCCTCATCGGCTGGCGCTGGAATGCCGGCGAGCTGCGCGGCTTCAATGGGCGTCAGCGCCCGGTCGTACACGGCCAGTTCGTCGATCAACCCGTCTTTAAACCCGGCGTCGCGGAAGCGGAAGCCCACCGTCAGACCCACTTCCGTGCGTTCGTAGCGGATATTCTTGAAGAGGTTATCGCGGACGACCTCGACGGCCGCTGGTTCGCCGTTGACGTACAGTGTCAGGCCGGCGGCGCGGCTCGATCCGTCGTAGATGGCGGCAACATGGGTCCACGCCCCCAACACGAGGCTATCCGTGGTGACGACGCGGATGGCGTTTTGCGGCCACATGTGGGCGAGGCCGGCCACGAGTTGATTCCCCTGCAGGGCGATTTCGTAGCCGCGGCTGCCGGCGTCGAGCGCGGCTTTGGTGTGGTGGACCAGTACGTTCCAGGGGTTCCACCGCGCCGGCTTCATCCAGAACGAGATCGTAAACGGATCCGTCCGTTCAAAATCCCCAACCCCTGCGGCCTCGACCCCGTTCTCGCCGTCGAACACCATCGCCTGGCCCATCTTTCCCTCGACCAGCGACGGATCGTAGAGCAACTTCGCGGGCCGGCCGGGGCGGATGTCGTTCGGGAGGGTCGTGTCGCCGAGGCGCTCGAAGCCGAAGGCGTCCACCGGACCCGGAGGCGGGCGGGCGGGGAGGCTGGACGGCTGAAAGGATTCCTTCCAGCGCTGAAAGGGCTCCTCCGCATCGGCGGCGGCGGTCTTGAGCGCCTCTTCGGCTTCGGGGATACGCCGGCGGACA from Rhodothermales bacterium harbors:
- a CDS encoding DUF1553 domain-containing protein: MNRCLPLLALLLAACSSKPPATDTSLPDVVDYNYHIKPILSDRCYTCHGPDENTREAGLRLDTEAGFSTPLGKAGNYVAVVPGKPEKSELIRRIVHTNPEEVMPPPESNLALSPHEIALIYRWVEQGAEWKPHWSFISPEKPDAPAVADAAWPANDIDRFVLARLDSEGLAPAPEASLERLLRRVTFDLTGLPPSPGEIDAFLEDTSPNAYERVVDRLLASPAYGERMANEWLDVARYADTGGYQSDRLTHMWPWRDWVVSAFNRNLPYDDFLTWQLAGDLLPDATQEQILATGFNRNHRQTEEGGSIEEEFRAEYVADRVNTLGTAVLGLTLECARCHDHKYDPVTQKEYYQFFSYFNQIDESGQTSFFTDAVPVPTLLRTDAETDSALADVRRRIPEAEEALKTAAADAEEPFQRWKESFQPSSLPARPPPGPVDAFGFERLGDTTLPNDIRPGRPAKLLYDPSLVEGKMGQAMVFDGENGVEAAGVGDFERTDPFTISFWMKPARWNPWNVLVHHTKAALDAGSRGYEIALQGNQLVAGLAHMWPQNAIRVVTTDSLVLGAWTHVAAIYDGSSRAAGLTLYVNGEPAAVEVVRDNLFKNIRYERTEVGLTVGFRFRDAGFKDGLIDELAVYDRALTPIEAAQLAGIPAPADEASLRAHFLAHHSPGYTQAQRALRQLREEENERVSAVEEIMVMRDMAERRPAYVLVRGQYDQKGEEVQPATPAFLPAADPALPPNRLGLAQWLTAPEHPLTARVAVNRMWQLFFGMGLVATPDDFGNQGQLPSHPELLDWLATDFVDSGWDVKRFVKQIVVSATYRQASEASPELRERDPGNALLARGPGFRLPAEMLRDNALAASGLLVNRVGGPPVKPYQPAGIWEEKSGAKYVQDTGESLYRRSLYTFWKRTSPPPAMTTFDAPERNSCLVQRQRTSTPMQALVLLNDPQFVEAARKVGERMWTEAGADRATQIVIAFRLLTGEMPSDAERAVLETIYQEQYDEYAGRPDAARQLLAIGESSRETSIDPASLAAATMVASAIMNYDAAVMRR